The nucleotide window TCTTCCATACCTAATTTGGTATCACGAACTTCAAGAGAATATTCATCTACGTGGATTGAAGTAAACCAGTCTTCACGTACAACTTTTTCGTTGATTACGATCGCATCCTCGAAGTTGTATCCTTTCCAAGGCATGAACGCTACCACTAAGTTTCTACCAAGAGCCAATTCTCCTTTTTCAGTAGCATAACCGTCACAAAGTACTTGTCCTTTTTCCACTACATCACCTACCCTTACGTTTGGTCTTAGGGTAATGGTTGTACTCTGGTTGGTTTTTCTGAACTTGGTAAGGTTGTATGTTTTAGTAGCAGACTCGAATTGTACTAAATCTTCGTCTTCGCTTCTTTCGTACTTAATTACGATTTTGTCAGCATCTACGTACTGTACTGTACCTGTACCTTCAGCGTTAATTAAAATTCTTGAATCTCTTGCAACTTGTTGCTCAAGCCCTGTACCAACAATCGGAGCCTGTGGCTTCAATAGAGGAACGGCCTGACGCATCATGTTAGATCCCATCAATGCACGGTTCGCATCATCATGCTCCAGGAATGGAATCAATGAAGCGGAAATACCGGAAATCTGGTTTGGTGCTACGTCGATAAGGTCTACCTGATTAGGTTCTACTACCGGATAATCACCATCCAATCTTGCAATAATTCTGTCTGTTTCGAAATCACCGTTATCGCTCAATTCAACGTTTGCCTGAGCAATTACCTTAGCTTCTTCGTCTTCTGCATTTAAGTAAATAGGATCAGCGTTAAGATCAACCTTACCACTTTCCACTTTTCTATATGGAGTTTCGATGAAACCTAGGTTGTTGATTTTCGCATAAATTCCTAAAGATGAAATCAAACCGATGTTTGGTCCTTCCGGAGTTTCAATCGGACAAATTCTTCCATAGTGAGTATGGTGAACGTCACGAACCTCAAAACCTGCTCTTTCTCTTGATAAACCACCAGGTCCCAGTGCAGATAATCTTCTCTTGTGAGTGATCTCTGACAGAGGGTTGGTTTGGTCCATGAACTGAGATAGCTGGTTGGTACCAAAGAATGAGTTGATTACAGATGTTAATGTCTTTGCATTTACAAGGTCAAGCGGAGTAAAGATTTCGTTATCTCTAACGTTCATTCTTTCCTTGATTGTTCTTGCAATTCTTGAAAGACCTACACCAAACTGTCCTGCTAATTGCTCACCAACAGTTTTAATTCTTCTGTTTGATAAGTGGTCAATATCATCAACCTCAGCTTTAGAGTTAACAAGTTCGATAAGGTGTCTTACGATAGCAATAATATCTTCTTTTGTAAGAACCTCAGTTGTAGTAGGAATGTTAAGACCTAATTTTTTGTTCAATCTGTAACGTCCCACTTCACCTAAAGAATATCTCTGCTCAGAGAAGAATAATTTTTCAATGATTCCTCTTGCAGTTTCCTCATCTGGCGGATCTGCGTTTCTTAACTGACGATAAATGTACTCTACCGCTTCTTTTTCAGAGTTGGTAGGGTCTTTTTGTAATGTATTCTGGATGATAGAGAATTCGTTGCTGTTTTCTTTGTGAATAAGAATTGATTTCACTCCAGCATCAAGGATAAGATCTAAGTGTTCTTTTTCCAAGATGGTTTCTCTATCCAGAATGATCTCGTTTCTTTCGATAGAAACTACTTCCCCTGTATCTTCGTCTACGAAGTCTTCGAACCATGTGTTCAATACTCTCGCAGCCAATGTTCTCCCTTCCACTTTTTTAAGGGCAGCTTTAGAAACTTTCACTTCTTCAGCAAGGTCGAAGATCTGAAGGATATCCTTATCAGACTCATACCCGATCGCTCTTAATAAAGTTGTTAATGGTAATTTTTTCTTACGGTCGATATACGCGTACATTACGCTGTTGATATCTGTTGTAAATTCCATCCAAGATCCTTTGAAAGGAATAATTCTTGAATAGTAAAGTTTGGTTCCGTTTGCGTGGTAAGTCTGTCCGAAGAATACACCAGGTGAACGGTGAAGCTGCGTAACGATAACTCTTTCAGCACCGTTGATGATGAAAGAACCACTCGGCGTCATATAAGGAACCGGACCTAAATATACATCCTGAACCACAGTCTGGAAATCTTCGTGTTCCGGGTCAGTACAATACAATTTAAGTCTAGCTTTTAGAGGAACTGAATAAGTAAGTCCTCTTTCCACACACTCATCAATTGAATAACGTGGAGAATCTACCAGATAGTCTAAGAATTCTAATACGAACTGGTTTCTTGAATCCGTAATTGGGAAATTCTCTTGGAAAGTCTTGTAAAGAGCTTCTGTCTTTCTGGCTTCAGGAAGTGTATCAAGCTGGAAAAACTCTCTGAAAGACTCGATTTGGATATCCAAAAAGTCAGGAGTGATGATTTTTCCTTTCGCTGATGAGAAATTAATTCTCGGATTTCCTTGAGTTGTTGATTTTGTTTTACTCATAAAACTTTTAAGAAAGGGTTAAAAAATATTTTGATTCATTAAAAAATATCAGAAAAGAACGAGAAACAAGGCAAAAGTAAAGGTAGAAGTGTTTTTGGCGCTCACGAAAGACCTTATGCTCTTTCTCCTTTGTACCCGGCTCTTTCTAACTGCAACACTGGTATATCTTTTCACAGCGTAATGCAAAATATTTTTCTTACTTTTGAGGCAGTAATTCTGCTGTATTTATATACAAGAAATCCCTTCCATGCTTTACACAATGAAAGAGCTGATTTTCAGTATTTTATAAATTTACAAAC belongs to Chryseobacterium gleum and includes:
- the rpoB gene encoding DNA-directed RNA polymerase subunit beta; translation: MSKTKSTTQGNPRINFSSAKGKIITPDFLDIQIESFREFFQLDTLPEARKTEALYKTFQENFPITDSRNQFVLEFLDYLVDSPRYSIDECVERGLTYSVPLKARLKLYCTDPEHEDFQTVVQDVYLGPVPYMTPSGSFIINGAERVIVTQLHRSPGVFFGQTYHANGTKLYYSRIIPFKGSWMEFTTDINSVMYAYIDRKKKLPLTTLLRAIGYESDKDILQIFDLAEEVKVSKAALKKVEGRTLAARVLNTWFEDFVDEDTGEVVSIERNEIILDRETILEKEHLDLILDAGVKSILIHKENSNEFSIIQNTLQKDPTNSEKEAVEYIYRQLRNADPPDEETARGIIEKLFFSEQRYSLGEVGRYRLNKKLGLNIPTTTEVLTKEDIIAIVRHLIELVNSKAEVDDIDHLSNRRIKTVGEQLAGQFGVGLSRIARTIKERMNVRDNEIFTPLDLVNAKTLTSVINSFFGTNQLSQFMDQTNPLSEITHKRRLSALGPGGLSRERAGFEVRDVHHTHYGRICPIETPEGPNIGLISSLGIYAKINNLGFIETPYRKVESGKVDLNADPIYLNAEDEEAKVIAQANVELSDNGDFETDRIIARLDGDYPVVEPNQVDLIDVAPNQISGISASLIPFLEHDDANRALMGSNMMRQAVPLLKPQAPIVGTGLEQQVARDSRILINAEGTGTVQYVDADKIVIKYERSEDEDLVQFESATKTYNLTKFRKTNQSTTITLRPNVRVGDVVEKGQVLCDGYATEKGELALGRNLVVAFMPWKGYNFEDAIVINEKVVREDWFTSIHVDEYSLEVRDTKLGMEELTADIPNVSEEATKDLDENGMIRIGAEVKPGDIMIGKITPKGESDPTPEEKLLRAIFGDKAGDVKDASLKADSSLRGVVINKKLFSRNIKDKKKRTEEKLKLEEIENTYKAKFDELRNTLIEKLNTLVSGKTSQGVHNDLDEEIIGKGVKFTHKLLTSVEDYVNVSGSDWTVDADKNELIKQLIHNYKIKYNDIQGVKNREKFAISIGDELPAGIMKLAKVYIAKKRKLNVGDKMAGRHGNKGIVSRIVREEDMPFLEDGTPVDIVLNPLGVPSRMNIGQIYETVLGWAGQKLGMKFATPIFDGATLDQITEYTDKAGLPKFGHTYLYDGGTGERFTQAATVGVIYMLKLGHMVDDKMHARSIGPYSLITQQPLGGKAQFGGQRFGEMEVWALEAFGASNILREILTVKSDDVIGRAKTYEAIAKGESMPEPGIPESFNVLLHELQGLGLDVRLEE